Proteins encoded within one genomic window of Kibdelosporangium phytohabitans:
- a CDS encoding superoxide dismutase family protein: protein MSPAVASATAGDVASHGVGRATVRSVTGAVLGSVRFEVSNRKILVTGRLSGIAPGFHGFHVHAVGVCDPNSTDPNGVVVPFLTAGGHLNTGGTSHGAHAGDLPSLRVSADGTAVSVTENDQLNAAALFDADGSAIIIHALPDNFAHIPPRYAPAGPDATTLATGDAGGRIACGVVSRS, encoded by the coding sequence GTGAGCCCTGCTGTCGCTTCAGCCACCGCTGGTGATGTTGCCTCGCACGGCGTCGGCCGGGCCACCGTTCGCAGCGTCACCGGGGCGGTACTCGGGTCGGTTCGGTTCGAGGTGAGCAACCGCAAGATCCTCGTCACCGGTCGGCTGAGCGGGATCGCACCCGGTTTCCACGGCTTCCACGTCCACGCCGTCGGTGTTTGTGATCCCAACTCCACTGATCCCAACGGAGTTGTCGTGCCGTTCCTGACCGCCGGTGGGCACCTCAACACCGGTGGCACGTCACACGGCGCACATGCCGGTGACCTGCCTTCCCTGCGGGTTTCCGCTGATGGGACGGCTGTCAGCGTCACCGAGAACGACCAGCTCAACGCTGCCGCCCTGTTCGACGCCGACGGCAGCGCCATCATCATCCATGCGTTGCCCGACAACTTCGCGCACATTCCCCCTCGTTACGCGCCCGCTGGGCCGGATGCCACCACACTGGCGACCGGTGACGCGGGCGGTCGTATCGCGTGCGGGGTCGTTTCCCGCTCCTAG
- a CDS encoding M28 family metallopeptidase, whose protein sequence is MKLLASLLLVAGMAVTPVQAQAVQAAPDIPVASVQAHLSEFQRIANANGGNRAHGRPGFRASLDYVKSKLDAAGFTTRIHQFTASGAVGYNLIADWPHGDANNVIMAGGHLDSVSRGPGINDNGSGSAGLLETALTVSRQNLRPAKQLRFGWWGAEELGLLGSTAYVNSLTAAQRAVIKAYVNFDMTGSPNPAYFVYSASGQPTGSKAIEDLLEAGFASRSVPTELTSVGGRSDHAAFARAGIPVGGTFSGAEVRKTAAQAQKWGGQANVAFDRCYHQACDTTSNINATSLDRHSDVIAYALWSLSGA, encoded by the coding sequence ATGAAACTCCTCGCGTCCCTGCTGCTCGTCGCCGGTATGGCCGTGACCCCGGTCCAGGCGCAGGCAGTGCAGGCCGCGCCGGACATCCCGGTGGCCAGCGTGCAGGCCCACCTGTCGGAGTTCCAGCGGATCGCGAACGCCAACGGTGGCAACCGCGCGCACGGCAGGCCGGGCTTCCGCGCGTCACTCGACTACGTCAAGTCCAAATTGGACGCTGCCGGGTTCACGACGAGGATCCACCAGTTCACCGCGAGCGGCGCGGTCGGCTACAACCTGATCGCCGACTGGCCGCACGGCGACGCCAACAACGTGATCATGGCCGGCGGTCACCTCGACAGCGTCAGCCGCGGGCCCGGCATCAACGACAACGGCTCGGGATCGGCCGGGCTGCTCGAGACCGCGCTGACCGTGTCGCGGCAGAACCTGCGTCCCGCCAAGCAGTTGCGTTTCGGCTGGTGGGGTGCTGAGGAGCTCGGTCTGCTGGGTTCGACCGCGTACGTCAACAGCCTGACCGCCGCGCAGCGCGCCGTGATCAAGGCGTACGTCAACTTCGACATGACCGGCTCGCCGAACCCGGCGTACTTCGTCTACTCCGCGTCCGGCCAGCCCACCGGGTCGAAGGCGATCGAGGACCTGCTCGAAGCCGGGTTCGCGAGCAGGAGCGTGCCGACCGAGCTGACCAGCGTCGGCGGCCGGTCCGACCACGCCGCGTTCGCCCGCGCCGGCATCCCCGTCGGCGGCACGTTCAGCGGTGCCGAGGTCCGCAAGACCGCGGCGCAGGCCCAGAAGTGGGGTGGCCAGGCGAACGTCGCGTTCGACCGCTGCTACCACCAGGCCTGTGACACCACCAGCAACATCAACGCCACGTCACTCGACCGGCACAGCGACGTGATCGCGTACGCGCTGTGGTCGCTGTCAGGCGCCTGA
- a CDS encoding class I SAM-dependent methyltransferase: protein MPRKVNDLFNLENVKRAVRDKAVSVVDQVVARYHREQAEHIARLEQQVTELRAEIVHQGDRTRDRVLEFEIRHRRDIPFAADHEAAQESARFVHEQMPTKQAFPHAHDTLEHALSLAPRGGLSLEFGVWQGTTLKIIATDRAGDGEDVYGFDSFEGLPEDWRSGFPAGHFTVDGLPDVPGAELVVGWFDDTLPGFLDTHPGVVDFLHVDGDLYSSAKTVLDLVGPRLREGSVILFDEFFNFPGWQNHEYKAWLEYVERTGVEFTYEGYTWNNEQVIVKVTKPGEH from the coding sequence GTGCCTAGGAAAGTCAATGACCTGTTCAACCTGGAGAACGTCAAGCGCGCCGTGCGCGACAAGGCGGTCAGCGTGGTCGACCAGGTGGTCGCCCGCTACCACAGGGAACAGGCCGAGCACATCGCTCGCCTCGAGCAGCAGGTGACCGAGCTGCGCGCGGAGATCGTGCACCAGGGCGACCGGACGCGTGACCGGGTGCTGGAGTTCGAGATCCGGCACCGCCGCGACATCCCGTTCGCCGCCGATCACGAGGCCGCGCAGGAGAGCGCCCGGTTCGTGCACGAGCAGATGCCGACCAAGCAGGCCTTCCCGCACGCCCACGACACGCTGGAGCACGCGCTGTCACTGGCTCCGCGCGGCGGCCTGTCGCTGGAGTTCGGCGTGTGGCAGGGCACCACGCTCAAGATCATCGCCACCGACCGCGCCGGCGACGGCGAGGACGTGTACGGCTTCGACTCGTTCGAAGGCCTGCCCGAGGACTGGCGAAGCGGTTTCCCCGCCGGTCACTTCACCGTCGACGGCCTGCCCGACGTGCCCGGCGCGGAGCTGGTCGTCGGCTGGTTCGACGACACGCTGCCCGGCTTCCTCGACACCCACCCCGGCGTCGTGGACTTCCTGCACGTCGACGGGGACCTGTACAGCTCCGCGAAGACCGTGCTCGACCTGGTCGGGCCGCGGCTGCGCGAAGGCAGCGTGATCCTCTTCGACGAGTTCTTCAACTTCCCCGGCTGGCAGAACCACGAGTACAAGGCCTGGCTGGAGTACGTGGAACGGACCGGCGTCGAATTCACCTACGAGGGCTACACCTGGAACAACGAGCAGGTCATCGTGAAGGTGACCAAGCCGGGCGAACACTGA
- a CDS encoding ABC transporter ATP-binding protein, with protein MTHAISVSGLVKTFGRTRALDGLDLTVSEGEVHGFLGPNGAGKSTTIRVLLGLLRADAGAAQLLGGDPWGQAAELHRRLAYVPGDVTLWPNLSGGEVIDLLGRLRGGLDPKRKAVLLERFELDPTKKGRTYSKGNRQKVALVAALSSDVELLVLDEPTSGFDPLMEAMFRESIEEEKERNRTVLLSSHILSEVEALCDRVSIIRNGRTVETGTLSQLRHLTRTSIQAELVTAPTGLADLPGVHDLQTRDGHVKFEVDTAELDGALRHLTTFGVRSLTSQPPTLEELFLRHYEDDLK; from the coding sequence ATGACACACGCGATATCCGTGTCCGGCCTGGTCAAAACGTTCGGCCGGACGCGCGCGCTCGACGGTCTCGACCTGACCGTGAGCGAGGGGGAGGTGCACGGCTTCCTGGGCCCCAACGGCGCAGGCAAGTCGACGACCATCCGTGTTCTGCTGGGCCTGCTGCGCGCCGACGCGGGCGCCGCCCAGTTGCTCGGCGGCGACCCCTGGGGGCAAGCCGCCGAACTGCACCGCCGCCTGGCCTACGTGCCCGGCGACGTCACACTCTGGCCGAACCTGTCCGGCGGCGAGGTCATCGACCTGCTGGGCAGGCTGCGGGGCGGCCTCGACCCGAAGCGCAAAGCCGTGCTGCTCGAGCGCTTCGAACTCGACCCGACCAAGAAGGGGCGCACCTACTCGAAGGGCAACCGGCAGAAGGTCGCGCTCGTCGCGGCGCTGTCGTCGGACGTCGAACTGCTCGTGCTGGACGAGCCGACGTCGGGCTTCGACCCGTTGATGGAGGCGATGTTCCGCGAGTCCATCGAGGAGGAGAAGGAACGCAACCGGACAGTGCTGCTGTCCAGCCACATCCTCTCCGAGGTGGAGGCGCTGTGCGACCGGGTGAGCATCATCCGCAACGGCCGCACCGTCGAAACGGGGACGCTGAGCCAGTTGCGGCACCTGACGAGGACGTCGATCCAGGCCGAACTGGTGACCGCGCCGACCGGCCTGGCCGACCTGCCCGGCGTGCACGACCTGCAGACCCGTGACGGCCACGTCAAGTTCGAAGTGGACACGGCGGAGCTCGACGGCGCCCTCAGGCACCTGACCACGTTCGGCGTCCGGTCGCTGACCAGCCAGCCACCGACGCTGGAGGAGCTGTTCCTGCGCCACTACGAGGACGATCTCAAATGA
- a CDS encoding GNAT family N-acetyltransferase: MLVTITYLQQTSPDDLKPAAAPDGDARVVLAGEPSPEFHRYFYLSVGGDWHWNGRRDWTWDQWQAHVARPGVELWVLWVRGTPAGYGALRAHDGEVEIENFGLLPSFIGRGLGGYLLTEVVRRAWAIDGTKRVRLNTCSLDGPHAVQNYLARGFVQYKTQQEERPEKDGVARGPWDGANRVPS, translated from the coding sequence GTGCTCGTGACCATCACCTACCTTCAGCAGACCAGCCCGGACGACCTGAAACCCGCCGCCGCGCCCGACGGTGACGCACGGGTCGTGCTCGCCGGGGAACCGTCGCCGGAGTTCCACCGGTACTTCTACCTGTCCGTCGGCGGCGACTGGCACTGGAACGGCCGCCGGGACTGGACGTGGGACCAGTGGCAGGCCCACGTGGCCAGGCCGGGCGTCGAGCTGTGGGTGCTGTGGGTGCGGGGCACCCCGGCGGGCTACGGCGCGCTGCGTGCCCACGACGGCGAAGTGGAGATCGAGAACTTCGGCCTGCTGCCGTCGTTCATCGGCCGCGGCCTCGGCGGGTACCTGCTTACCGAGGTGGTCCGGCGGGCGTGGGCGATCGACGGCACGAAACGGGTCCGGCTGAACACGTGCAGCCTGGACGGCCCGCACGCGGTGCAGAACTACCTGGCGCGCGGGTTCGTCCAGTACAAGACTCAGCAGGAGGAGCGCCCGGAGAAGGACGGCGTGGCCAGGGGGCCTTGGGACGGCGCAAATCGCGTGCCGTCCTGA
- a CDS encoding glycosyltransferase has product MPTQQEQKAAKPQKTAGSPSSIRGVVQRIRFASPSPQAPNELYSLGVVGAVRPERHRVVVEPDARLTTNTYFGRLPASYLQRWTQIRELEAVFRVRGTGRLEIHASDAEGEPRILSTADVSAPAEQEIRLTVALDRFMDGGSIWIEAVTTAEELTIEDCRWVIGEPLRDRLTSVVICTFNRADDCLNTMRALGEDTELLAALEHVYVVDQGTDTVQSREDFDKVVALYDGKLRYLRQPNLGGAGGFTRGMFEISGAGGKHANVLLMDDDVLLEPETVLRMSAFANNATDPVIVGGQMLYLYHPNRLHIGAETTDLALLKPGVPVAGALHNVDLTKKLPHRRVTAGYNAWWSCLIPAEVIERCGLPLPMFFQWDDIEYGTRAGRHGFATVTLPGAAVWHADFAWKDWDDWARYFSLRNSLITSALHFDGFDGKTAAKVLAKQLAEYLVSMQYGMAATLLTALEDFLTGPSVLTDGGVAAAANIRKLRNDYPDTHRKQPSDLEVDGAATLPIIDDSGIPSLPKAVMVKRVLNILRGRNGGAAQIMARDAKWWHVSLFKSVIVTDSAQDAFRVRHFDRDVVVELAKRGTKTLSRLAKEGATAREEWRAAMGDLTTRENWDRLFKS; this is encoded by the coding sequence ATGCCGACCCAGCAGGAGCAGAAGGCGGCCAAGCCCCAGAAGACAGCCGGCTCCCCATCGAGCATCCGCGGCGTGGTTCAGCGAATCCGGTTCGCCTCCCCCAGCCCGCAGGCGCCGAACGAGCTGTACTCGCTGGGTGTTGTCGGTGCTGTCCGCCCGGAGCGGCACCGCGTCGTCGTCGAACCGGACGCCCGGCTGACCACGAACACGTACTTCGGTCGCCTTCCCGCGAGTTACCTGCAGCGTTGGACCCAGATCCGTGAGCTGGAGGCGGTCTTCCGCGTCCGCGGCACCGGCAGGCTGGAGATCCACGCGTCGGACGCCGAGGGCGAGCCCCGGATCCTGTCGACGGCCGACGTCAGCGCACCGGCCGAGCAGGAGATCCGGCTGACGGTCGCGCTCGACCGGTTCATGGACGGCGGCTCGATCTGGATCGAGGCCGTGACCACGGCCGAGGAGCTGACGATCGAGGACTGCCGCTGGGTGATCGGCGAGCCGCTGCGCGACCGGCTGACCTCGGTGGTCATCTGCACGTTCAACCGCGCCGACGACTGCCTGAACACCATGCGCGCGCTCGGCGAGGACACCGAGCTGCTGGCGGCGCTCGAGCACGTCTACGTGGTCGACCAGGGCACCGACACGGTGCAGAGCCGTGAGGACTTCGACAAGGTCGTCGCGCTGTACGACGGCAAGCTGCGCTACCTGCGGCAGCCGAACCTGGGCGGCGCGGGCGGCTTCACCCGTGGCATGTTCGAGATCAGCGGCGCGGGCGGCAAGCACGCCAACGTCCTGCTGATGGACGACGACGTGCTGCTGGAGCCGGAGACGGTGCTGCGGATGAGCGCGTTCGCCAACAACGCGACCGACCCGGTCATCGTCGGCGGCCAGATGCTGTACCTGTACCACCCGAACCGCCTGCACATCGGCGCGGAGACCACGGACCTCGCCCTGCTCAAGCCGGGTGTGCCGGTCGCGGGCGCGCTGCACAACGTGGACCTGACCAAGAAGCTGCCGCACCGCCGCGTGACGGCCGGTTACAACGCGTGGTGGTCCTGCTTGATCCCCGCCGAGGTGATCGAGCGCTGCGGCCTGCCGTTGCCGATGTTCTTCCAGTGGGACGACATCGAGTACGGCACCCGCGCGGGCAGGCACGGCTTCGCCACGGTCACGCTGCCCGGTGCGGCCGTGTGGCACGCCGACTTCGCGTGGAAGGACTGGGATGACTGGGCCCGGTACTTCAGCCTGCGCAACTCGCTGATCACCTCCGCGCTGCACTTCGACGGCTTCGACGGCAAGACCGCGGCGAAGGTGCTGGCCAAGCAGCTGGCGGAGTACCTCGTGTCGATGCAGTACGGCATGGCGGCGACGCTGCTGACGGCGCTGGAGGACTTCCTGACCGGCCCGTCGGTGCTGACCGACGGCGGTGTCGCGGCGGCGGCCAACATCCGCAAGCTGCGCAACGACTACCCGGACACCCACCGCAAGCAGCCGTCCGACCTCGAGGTCGACGGGGCCGCGACGCTGCCGATCATCGACGACTCCGGCATCCCGTCGCTGCCCAAGGCCGTGATGGTCAAGCGCGTGCTCAACATCCTGCGGGGCCGCAACGGCGGCGCGGCGCAGATCATGGCCCGCGACGCGAAGTGGTGGCACGTGTCGCTGTTCAAGTCGGTGATCGTCACGGACTCGGCGCAGGACGCGTTCCGCGTGCGCCACTTCGACCGCGATGTGGTCGTGGAGCTCGCCAAGCGCGGCACGAAGACGCTGTCCCGCCTGGCCAAGGAAGGCGCGACCGCTCGTGAGGAGTGGCGGGCCGCGATGGGTGACCTGACCACCCGCGAGAACTGGGACCGCCTGTTCAAGTCCTGA
- a CDS encoding GbsR/MarR family transcriptional regulator, whose product MSEVQETQRDQAAILRFIERYAGHLADAGMQRMAARVFVALLCQDSGRMTATDMAEKLQVSPAAISGAVRYLGQANMIEREREPGSRRDYYVIQSDDLWYDVITRREQFIQRWTSTMQEGMELLGENTPAGLRWKETLEFYTFLHERLPDVLLEWRQRRAELHRKWGLTD is encoded by the coding sequence GTGAGTGAGGTGCAGGAGACACAGCGGGATCAGGCCGCCATCCTCAGGTTCATCGAGCGGTATGCCGGGCACCTGGCCGACGCGGGGATGCAACGGATGGCCGCGAGGGTGTTCGTGGCGTTGCTGTGTCAGGACTCCGGCCGGATGACCGCCACCGACATGGCCGAGAAGCTCCAGGTCAGCCCGGCCGCCATCTCCGGCGCGGTGCGCTACCTCGGCCAGGCCAACATGATCGAACGGGAACGTGAACCCGGTTCGCGGCGCGACTACTACGTCATCCAGAGCGACGACCTCTGGTACGACGTGATCACCCGGCGTGAGCAGTTCATCCAGCGCTGGACGTCGACCATGCAGGAGGGGATGGAACTGCTCGGCGAGAACACGCCGGCCGGCTTGCGCTGGAAGGAGACGCTGGAGTTCTACACCTTCCTGCACGAGCGGCTGCCCGACGTGCTGCTGGAATGGCGGCAACGCCGGGCTGAGCTGCACCGGAAGTGGGGTTTGACCGACTAG
- a CDS encoding ABC transporter permease encodes MSTLVGTGSLIRLALRLDRVRLPVWILVTVGLVLATATSVADLYPDEASRRQVAATIGSNPAMTAIYGTVYDTSIGAVVMWRLAITGALLITLMSIMTVNRHTRQDEEAGRLELIGATVVGRHAPMAAALIVTTGANVLVALLIALGLDGQGLPVDGSLLAGFAFGTLGIAFAAVAAVAAQLAENTRTVTGIATLVLAVAFVLRLIGDAGSATWLSWLSPIGWVQQAHPYAENRWWILALLLAVAVVLVGVAFGLVSRRDHGAGLIRPRPGPPEASASLSGPFGLAWRLHRWSMTGWLVGFLLLGTMFGAIANSATELVEDNPQVAKIVEQMGGKSALVDAFMTAILGIIALVASIYAVQATLRLRTEETSVRAEPVLATGVSRWRWALSHLVFAAIGATAMLIAAGVAMGLAYGISVGDISGQFGNVMQAALVQLPATLVVAGIAMALFGLAPRYVIGSWAALTVFWLLGQLGPMLRVPQWLMNVSPFTHVPKLLNDISATPLVWLSVVAAVLMAAGLAGFRRRDIG; translated from the coding sequence ATGAGCACACTGGTTGGCACCGGATCGCTGATCCGGCTGGCGCTGCGGCTCGACCGGGTCCGGTTGCCCGTCTGGATCCTGGTGACCGTCGGACTCGTGCTGGCGACCGCGACCTCGGTCGCCGACCTGTACCCCGACGAGGCGTCACGGCGGCAGGTCGCGGCCACCATCGGCAGCAACCCGGCGATGACCGCGATCTACGGCACGGTCTACGACACGTCCATCGGCGCCGTGGTGATGTGGCGGCTGGCGATCACCGGCGCGCTGCTGATCACGTTGATGAGCATCATGACCGTCAACCGGCACACCCGTCAGGACGAGGAAGCCGGTCGGCTGGAGCTGATCGGTGCGACCGTGGTGGGCAGGCACGCGCCGATGGCGGCCGCGCTGATCGTCACCACGGGCGCGAACGTCCTCGTGGCGCTGCTGATCGCGCTCGGCCTGGACGGACAGGGCCTGCCCGTCGACGGGTCGCTGCTGGCCGGGTTCGCCTTCGGCACGCTGGGGATCGCGTTCGCCGCGGTGGCGGCCGTCGCCGCGCAGCTCGCCGAGAACACCAGGACGGTCACGGGGATCGCGACGCTGGTCCTCGCGGTCGCGTTCGTGCTGCGGCTGATCGGTGACGCGGGCTCGGCGACGTGGCTGAGCTGGCTCTCACCCATCGGGTGGGTGCAGCAGGCCCACCCGTACGCCGAAAACCGTTGGTGGATCCTGGCTCTGCTGCTCGCCGTCGCTGTTGTGCTTGTGGGCGTGGCGTTCGGGCTCGTCAGCAGGCGCGACCACGGCGCCGGCCTGATCCGGCCGCGGCCCGGCCCGCCCGAGGCGAGCGCGTCGCTCAGCGGCCCGTTCGGTCTGGCGTGGCGGCTGCACCGGTGGTCGATGACCGGGTGGCTCGTCGGATTCCTGTTGCTGGGCACGATGTTCGGCGCGATCGCGAACAGCGCGACGGAGCTGGTCGAGGACAACCCGCAGGTCGCCAAGATCGTCGAGCAGATGGGCGGGAAGTCCGCGCTGGTCGACGCGTTCATGACGGCGATCCTCGGCATCATCGCGTTGGTCGCGTCGATCTACGCGGTCCAGGCGACGTTGCGGCTGCGCACGGAGGAGACCTCGGTCCGCGCCGAGCCGGTGCTGGCCACAGGCGTCAGCCGGTGGCGATGGGCGTTGAGCCACTTGGTGTTCGCGGCGATCGGCGCGACCGCGATGCTCATCGCCGCCGGTGTCGCGATGGGACTGGCGTACGGCATCTCGGTCGGCGACATCAGCGGCCAGTTCGGCAACGTGATGCAGGCGGCGCTGGTGCAACTGCCCGCGACACTCGTGGTCGCCGGGATCGCCATGGCCCTCTTCGGGCTGGCGCCGCGGTACGTGATCGGCAGCTGGGCGGCGCTGACGGTGTTCTGGCTGCTCGGCCAGCTCGGGCCGATGCTGCGGGTGCCGCAGTGGCTGATGAACGTCTCGCCGTTCACGCACGTGCCGAAGCTGCTCAACGACATCAGCGCCACGCCGTTGGTCTGGTTGTCCGTGGTGGCAGCGGTTCTGATGGCCGCCGGGCTCGCGGGGTTCCGCCGCAGGGACATCGGTTAG
- a CDS encoding GNAT family N-acetyltransferase: MLATRYYLQQTSPGQIKPAKDPGGDVRFARAEEPSPEFNRYLYAAVGSDWYWAHRVDWDWQQWMDWLTEPGHETWVVWVRGTPAGYAELTRRDGGDVEIENFGLVPSFMGRGLGGYLLTRVLEVAWAVPGTTRVWLHTNTLDSAQALNNYKARGLTVYQVEEHVEKLQADGERFEPWPGANRPVTPAPSSRAASD, from the coding sequence GTGCTCGCGACCAGGTACTACCTCCAGCAGACCAGTCCCGGCCAGATCAAACCCGCGAAGGATCCCGGCGGCGACGTCCGGTTCGCGCGGGCGGAGGAGCCGTCGCCGGAGTTCAACCGGTACCTGTACGCCGCCGTCGGCAGCGACTGGTACTGGGCTCACCGGGTGGACTGGGACTGGCAGCAGTGGATGGACTGGCTGACCGAGCCGGGCCACGAGACGTGGGTGGTGTGGGTCCGCGGCACCCCGGCCGGGTACGCGGAGCTCACCCGGCGCGACGGCGGCGACGTGGAGATCGAGAACTTCGGGCTTGTGCCGTCCTTCATGGGCCGCGGCCTCGGCGGATACCTGCTCACCCGCGTCCTGGAGGTGGCGTGGGCCGTCCCTGGGACGACGAGGGTGTGGCTGCACACCAACACCCTGGACAGCGCGCAGGCGCTGAACAACTACAAGGCCCGCGGCTTGACCGTGTACCAGGTCGAGGAGCACGTGGAGAAGCTGCAGGCCGACGGCGAGCGGTTCGAGCCGTGGCCCGGCGCCAACCGGCCTGTGACTCCCGCACCCTCGTCACGCGCTGCGTCGGATTGA
- a CDS encoding glycosyltransferase, with product MTSNSRPAGNAIWSSRSPSRRSRRPLVSTRDSSVGRTTCRRTRSARSGATATSSSNRPRTRCRGISAQTLAEDTDLTIAITRAGWRVTYTPDARAWTEVPVTLGVLSRQRYRWSFGTFQSMWKHRSSWRDRGPAGRIGRYGLIYLFAFQLVLPLLGPAMDVFLLYGMFVADAPHAITIWLLFLAIQTAGAGYALHLDGGVLASTVGLPLQQVVHRQLTYPVVIQSVVTAIHGAQLK from the coding sequence GTGACGTCAAACAGTCGCCCGGCTGGCAACGCGATCTGGAGCTCTCGCTCGCCCAGCAGGCGCTCGCGTCGGCCGCTTGTGTCCACACGCGACTCTTCGGTCGGGCGTACGACATGCCGGCGGACACGCTCGGCGCGCTCCGGCGCGACGGCTACCTCGTCGTCGAACCGGCCGCGGACGCGTTGTCGCGGGATCAGCGCGCAAACCCTCGCCGAGGACACCGACCTGACCATCGCGATCACCCGCGCGGGCTGGCGCGTGACGTACACGCCCGACGCGCGTGCGTGGACAGAGGTGCCCGTGACGCTGGGAGTCTTGTCCCGCCAGCGCTACCGCTGGTCGTTCGGGACCTTCCAGTCGATGTGGAAACACCGCAGCAGTTGGCGTGACCGCGGCCCGGCGGGCCGGATCGGCCGCTACGGCCTGATCTACCTCTTCGCGTTCCAACTGGTACTGCCGTTGCTGGGCCCGGCGATGGACGTGTTCCTGCTGTACGGCATGTTCGTCGCGGACGCACCCCACGCGATCACGATCTGGCTGCTGTTCCTGGCGATCCAGACCGCGGGCGCGGGCTACGCCCTGCACCTGGACGGTGGGGTCCTTGCGTCCACTGTGGGGCTGCCGTTGCAGCAAGTGGTCCACCGGCAGCTGACGTATCCGGTGGTGATCCAGTCGGTGGTCACCGCGATCCACGGCGCCCAGCTGAAGTAG
- a CDS encoding DUF885 domain-containing protein: MTTSSSQADALADELIRLGFDREPIGASLHGIPGYDALIGDPSAAADETTRRQAVDIAARADAVDPGAVDASGAITLAVVSQQARAMVDRIDSKSAEYTITDLFVAPASGLLTLLPMTALPTGQHASDYLTRLRALPGYLAEYANRHREGVAAGRVPVAHLVQSAIAHLDRHLGASAENDALRRPQPPADAAETFAAERDRVLDEVVRPAFAEYRAVLADEIAPHGRADDKPGLTWLPDGDELYARLSRVHTTTDRSADELHQTGLDLIDGLFEQFAEIGSRVFATTDVQEIYSRLREDPALRWSSEEEMVSAARTAIERAEAEAPKWFGRVPSHSCKVEPVPPAEAPGAPMAYYMPPSLDGQRAGTYFTNTYQPGERYKHISEATAYHEAVPGHHFQLTIAGELDNLPLLRRLADVNSYVEGWGLYCERLADEMGLYSGDVARLGMLALDATRAGRLVVDTGLHAKGWSRQQAIDFMVENVPMPRLEIVNEVDRYIAYPGQALSYMVGRLEIQRVRAAAEKALGSRFDIRVFHDLVIGSGPLPLTVLDQVVTEWVTR, translated from the coding sequence ATGACGACCTCTTCGAGCCAGGCCGACGCGCTGGCGGACGAACTGATCCGGCTGGGCTTCGACCGCGAGCCGATCGGCGCATCACTGCACGGGATCCCGGGCTACGACGCGTTGATCGGCGACCCGTCCGCGGCGGCGGACGAGACCACCCGGCGGCAGGCCGTCGACATCGCGGCCCGCGCGGACGCCGTCGACCCCGGCGCGGTGGACGCGTCCGGCGCGATCACCCTGGCCGTGGTGTCCCAGCAGGCGCGGGCCATGGTCGACCGGATCGACTCGAAGAGCGCCGAGTACACGATCACCGACCTGTTCGTCGCGCCGGCGTCCGGCCTGCTGACGCTGCTGCCGATGACGGCGCTGCCGACCGGGCAGCACGCGAGCGACTACCTGACCAGGCTGCGCGCACTGCCGGGCTACCTCGCGGAGTACGCCAACCGGCACCGCGAAGGCGTCGCCGCCGGTCGTGTCCCGGTCGCGCACCTGGTGCAGTCGGCCATCGCCCACCTCGACCGCCACCTCGGCGCGTCGGCCGAGAACGACGCGCTGCGCAGGCCGCAGCCACCCGCCGACGCCGCCGAGACCTTCGCCGCCGAGCGTGACCGTGTCCTCGACGAGGTCGTGCGGCCCGCGTTCGCCGAGTACCGCGCGGTGCTGGCCGACGAGATCGCCCCGCACGGCCGTGCCGACGACAAGCCGGGCCTGACCTGGCTGCCCGACGGCGACGAGCTCTACGCCCGGCTGTCGAGGGTGCACACCACCACCGACCGCTCGGCCGACGAGCTGCACCAGACCGGGCTTGACCTGATCGACGGGCTGTTCGAGCAGTTCGCCGAGATCGGGTCGAGGGTTTTCGCGACGACGGACGTCCAGGAGATCTACTCCCGGCTGCGGGAGGACCCGGCGCTGCGCTGGAGCTCGGAAGAGGAAATGGTGTCCGCCGCGCGAACGGCGATCGAACGCGCCGAGGCGGAGGCGCCGAAATGGTTCGGCCGGGTGCCGTCGCACAGTTGCAAGGTCGAACCAGTTCCGCCCGCGGAAGCGCCGGGCGCGCCGATGGCCTATTACATGCCGCCTTCGCTGGACGGCCAGCGTGCCGGTACTTATTTCACCAATACATATCAGCCGGGTGAACGCTACAAACACATCTCCGAGGCCACGGCGTACCACGAGGCCGTTCCGGGGCACCACTTCCAGCTGACCATCGCGGGCGAGCTGGACAACCTGCCGTTGCTGCGCCGTCTGGCGGACGTCAACTCGTACGTCGAGGGCTGGGGCCTGTACTGCGAACGGCTGGCCGACGAGATGGGCCTGTACTCCGGCGACGTCGCCAGGCTCGGCATGCTGGCGCTGGACGCCACCCGCGCCGGGCGGCTGGTGGTGGACACCGGGTTGCACGCCAAGGGCTGGTCACGGCAGCAGGCGATCGACTTCATGGTGGAGAACGTGCCCATGCCGCGGCTGGAGATCGTCAACGAGGTCGACCGCTACATCGCCTACCCGGGCCAGGCGTTGTCCTACATGGTCGGCAGGCTGGAGATCCAGCGGGTCAGGGCGGCGGCGGAAAAGGCGCTCGGCTCCCGGTTCGACATCCGCGTGTTCCACGATCTTGTCATCGGCAGCGGTCCGCTCCCGCTGACTGTCCTTGACCAGGTGGTCACCGAATGGGTGACTCGGTAA